The following proteins come from a genomic window of Accipiter gentilis chromosome 2, bAccGen1.1, whole genome shotgun sequence:
- the GDF6 gene encoding growth/differentiation factor 6, protein MNARRALLSAALLASLLWDLPCCLPASLPASSELAASSRGGRGRRVPRSPRENRPRQGGHAVGRALPRAEPHEYMLSLFRTYSIAEKLGINASFFQSSKSANTITSFVDRGRDDLSPAPLRRQQYVFDVSTLSEAEELVGAELRLFRRAPRGRPPPAAPLHMQLFPCLSPRPLDARALDLRAAPAAGWEVFDVRQGLREQRPWKRLCLELRASAGRGPPRWLDLRGLGFGRRTRPPQERALLVVFTRARRRSLLGELRAELGAPPPPPPPPPAARRPPPRRQRRTAFASRHGKRHGKKSRLRCSKKPLHVNFKELGWDDWIIAPLEYEAHHCEGVCDFPLRSHLEPTNHAIIQTLMNSMDPGSTPPSCCVPTKLTPISILYIDAGNNVVYKQYEDMVVESCGCR, encoded by the exons ATGAATGCACGCCGGGCCCTGCTCTCCGCCGCCTTGCTCGCCAGCCTCCTCTGGGATTTACCTTGCTGCCTCCCGGCTTCCCTCCCCGCCTCCTCAGAGCTCGCCGCCTCCTCCAGGGGCGGACGGGGCCGCAGGGTGCCGCGGTCCCCTCGGGAGAACCGCCCCCGGCAAGGGGGACACGCCGTGGGCCGGGCGCTGCCACGGGCGGAACCCCACGAGTACATGCTGTCTCTGTTCAGGACGTACTCCATCGCGGAGAAACTGGGCATCAACGCCAGCTTTTTTCAGTCGTCCAAATCCGCCAACACCATCACTAGTTTTGTAGACAGGGGACGAG ACGATCTCTCGCCCGCTCCCTTGAGGCGGCAGCAGTACGTGTTCGATGTGTCGACCCTCTCCGAGGCGGAGGAGCTGGTGGGGGCCGAGCTGCGGCTCTTCCGCCGggccccccgcggccgcccgccgcccgccgccccgctgcACATGCAGCTCTTCCCCTGCCTCTCGCCGCGGCCGCTGGACGCCCGCGCCCTGGACCtgcgggcggccccggccgccggctGGGAGGTCTTCGACGTGCGGCAGGGCCTGCGGGAGCAGCGGCCCTGGAAGCGGCTGTGCCTGGAGCTGCGGGCCTCGGCGGGCCGCGGGCCGCCGCGCTGGCTGGACCTGCGGGGCCTGGGCTTCGGGCGCCGGACGCGGCCGCCGCAGGAGCGGgcgctgctggtggtcttcaccCGCGCCCGGCGGCGGAGCCTCCTCGGGGAGCTGCGCGCCGAGCtgggcgcgccgccgccgccgccgccgccgccgcccgccgcccgccgcccgccgcctcggcgCCAGCGGCGCACCGCCTTCGCCAGCCGGCACGGCAAGCGGCACGGCAAGAAGTCCCGCCTGCGCTGCAGCAAGAAGCCGCTGCACGTCAACTtcaaggagctgggctgggacGACTGGATTATCGCCCCGCTGGAGTACGAGGCCCACCACTGCGAGGGGGTCTGCGACTTCCCGCTGCGCTCCCACCTGGAGCCCACGAACCACGCCATCATCCAGACCCTCATGAACTCCATGGACCCCGGCTCCACGCCGCCCAGCTGCTGCGTCCCCACCAAACTGACTCCCATCAGCATCCTCTACATCGACGCGGGCAACAACGTGGTGTACAAGCAGTACGAGGACATGGTGGTGGAGTCCTGCGGCTGCAGGTAG